From a region of the Corythoichthys intestinalis isolate RoL2023-P3 chromosome 7, ASM3026506v1, whole genome shotgun sequence genome:
- the btbd8 gene encoding BTB/POZ domain-containing protein 8 isoform X1 produces the protein MKSDALTTAHKSGDGQTSKANTARKPGERSTATKPKATSTGAPVLNGAAGARRDVAGPARSRVVKETDKKVNPGSRLKTSPPSCTSRALKGPTQQASSAASAENGGKSHHVVNPSIPGTKPKQPLNKSTLTKSDPTKQTSGSPASRSKAKEAIKVKPGAAEGAVAGTGRARGDTKGKGLQENHAVKHGAPVKKQVLPRKDLDSIKSAPTKPNGETTKKNITGASAKCANKPTKVSVPSKQPSKSSPKAKSTTEYEIASTKSRTSRNGKGPETKENAKSLDCKTEQETSVSVAPSSQDQDSVSSHLETTLSTSDVQKTEKQSANEAAKPSLSSQTVRSVTAVKKSESLTGVGSPSTPVDTPCSVGSTGTPLEDSWSGIHPQISPASETGSTHSTSSDDIKPRSEDYDAGGSQDDDCYNERGVSKCGTMRCHDFLGRSSSDTSTPEEFKMYETGAGLRVEVRLRGREAETTSEEEVARRRPRSWLQKEEHSGGVVTAETVSENQTSEEEDDNEETEEERSEVEVVPSQAPTDHSPPFQGIVNLAFDDDGGDRESEQPDFQSASNFRRSVLLSVDECEELGSEEGGPQTPQDPDDAATPCDVFESDSVTPQSHCARSPNPCEHSGTDQEKPEELREETCAGTEAAADPPPQERPCHLDLRQPYANGIKKADLHLDLNEPHMTGDSPVRAAQSPAGDIACDRLDLGGGNRQRTPSNKALSPIYETDTGDTFARRSDRSGQGNNEDKRSEFAERDWNLLRQLLSDQESNLGVINPVPEELNLAQYLIKQTLSLSRDCLDTRAFLSPERETFKRWAELISPMEDSSTSITVTSFSPEDAASPQGEWTIVELETHH, from the exons ATGAAGTCAGACGCTCTGACGACCGCTCACAAATCAGGAGACGGACAGACTTCCAAAGCGAATACCGCCAGAAAACCCGGAGAACGGAGCACGGCGACAAAACCGAAGGCGACGTCAACTGGGGCGCCGGTTTTAAACGGTGCCGCGGGGGCTAGGAGGGATGTCGCCGGTCCGGCTCGATCTCGCGTGGTGAAGGAAACTGATAAGAAGGTTAATCCAGGGAGCAGATTGAAGACCTCCCCTCCTAGCTGCACATCCAGAGCTCTAAAGGGCCCCACGCAACAGGCCAGTTCAGCCGCATCGGCAGAAAACGGCGGCAAGAGCCATCATGTTGTGAACCCATCCATTCCAG GAACAAAACCCAAACAGCCATTGAACAAATCCACGCTGACTAAATCGGATCCAACAAAGCAGACTAGCGG CAGTCCTGCCAGCAGGTCCAAGGCGAAAGAAGCCATTAAAGTCAAGCCTGGAGCAGCAGAGGGCGCTGTGGCTGGAACGGGGAGAGCCAGAGGAGACACCAAAGGAAAAGGACTGCAAGAAAACCATG CCGTCAAGCATGGAGCTCCTGTAAAAAAGCAGGTTTTGCCCAGAAAAGATTTAGACAGCATCAAATCTGCACCTACCAAACCAAATGGAGAAACAACCAAAAAGAACATAACCGGAGCCTCAGCTAAATGTGCTAACAAACCAACCAAAGTGTCTGTGCCGTCTAAGCAACCGTCAAAGTCTTCACCAAAGGCTAAAAGTACGACAGAATATGAGATAGCCTCAACAAAATCCAGAACAAGCAGAAATGGAAAAGGACCCGAAACAAAGGAAAATGCTAAAAGTTTAGACTGTAAAACTGAACAAGAGACGAGTGTTAGCGTAGCACCTTCGAGCCAAGACCAAGATTCTGTTAGCTCCCATCTGGAGACAACTTTGTCTACATCTGATGTACAAAAGACTGAAAAACAGTCCGCAAATGAAGCAGCTAAACCCAGTCTTTCGTCGCAAACTGTTAGATCTGTCACCGCGGTTAAAAAATCTGAAAGTCTCACCGGTGTCGGATCTCCGAGCACCCCCGTAGACACTCCCTGCAGCGTAGGAAGCACCGGCACTCCGTTGGAAGACTCCTGGAGTGGGATTCACCCGCAGATCAGTCCCGCGTCCGAAACGGGCAGCACTCACTCCACCTCCTCGGATGACATCAAGCCCCGCTCCGAGGACTACGACGCAGGGGGCTCGCAGGACGACGACTGCTACAACGAACGAGGCGTTTCCAAATGTGGCACCATGCGCTGCCACGACTTCCTGGGGCGCAGTAGCAGCGACACCAGCACGCCCGAGGAGTTCAAGATGTATGAGACAGGCGCGGGGCTGAGGGTAGAGGTTCGTTTGCGAGGGCGGGAGGCAGAGACGACCAGCGAGGAAGAGGTAGCGAGGCGGCGTCCTCGCTCATGGTTGCAGAAGGAAGAGCATTCAGGAGGCGTCGTGACAGCGGAAACTGTCTCTGAGAATCAGACATCTGAGGAGGAGGATGACAACGAGGAGACCGAAGAAGAGAGGTCCGAAGTGGAGGTGGTCCCCAGTCAAGCTCCAACCGATCACTCGCCTCCGTTTCAAGGGATCGTCAACCTAGCGTTCGACGACGACGGAGGGGACCGAGAGAGCGAGCAGCCGGACTTTCAGTCCGCATCCAACTTTCGCCGATCCGTTCTGCTCTCCGTGGACGAGTGCGAGGAGCTCGGTTCTGAGGAAGGCGGACCCCAGACACCTCAAGACCCTGACGACGCGGCTACTCCCTGCGATGTTTTCGAGTCGGACTCCGTCACTCCGCAATCTCACTGCGCCCGGTCGCCCAATCCGTGCGAACATTCAGGTACAGATCAAGAAAAGCCCGAGGAGCTCCGGGAAGAGACGTGTGCCGGCACCGAAGCCGCCGCAGACCCCCCGCCCCAAGAGCGTCCGTGTCACCTGGACCTCCGGCAACCGTACGCCAACGGAATCAAGAAGGCCGACTTACACCTAGACTTAAATGAGCCACACATGACGGGGGACTCTCCCGTACGTGCTGCACAATCTCCAGCAG GCGACATTGCTTGTGACAGATTGGATCTAGGCGGCGGCAACCGCCAGCGGACGCCGTCCAACAAAGCCCTCTCCCCTATTTACGAGACGGACACAGGCGACACGTTTGCGCGCCGCTCGGACAGATCGGGACAAGGGAACAATGAGGACAAACGCAGCGAGTTTGCAGAGCGGGACTGGAACCTGCTTCGGCAGCTCCTCTCGGACCAGGAGTCCAATTTGGGTGTGATCAACCCGGTGCCGGAGGAGCTGAACTTGGCGCAGTACCTCATCAAGCAGACGCTGTCGTTGTCACGGGACTGCCTGGACACCAGGGCCTTCCTGTCCCCGGAGAGGGAGACCTTCAAGCGGTGGGCGGAACTCATATCGCCCATGGAGGACTCGTCCACCAGCATTACGGTGACCAGTTTCTCCCCGGAAGACGCCGCCTCGCCACAAGGGGAGTGGACCATTGTGGAACTGGAAACGCATCACTGA
- the btbd8 gene encoding BTB/POZ domain-containing protein 8 isoform X2 — translation MKSDALTTAHKSGDGQTSKANTARKPGERSTATKPKATSTGAPVLNGAAGARRDVAGPARSRVVKETDKKVNPGSRLKTSPPSCTSRALKGPTQQASSAASAENGGKSHHVVNPSIPGTKPKQPLNKSTLTKSDPTKQTSGPASRSKAKEAIKVKPGAAEGAVAGTGRARGDTKGKGLQENHAVKHGAPVKKQVLPRKDLDSIKSAPTKPNGETTKKNITGASAKCANKPTKVSVPSKQPSKSSPKAKSTTEYEIASTKSRTSRNGKGPETKENAKSLDCKTEQETSVSVAPSSQDQDSVSSHLETTLSTSDVQKTEKQSANEAAKPSLSSQTVRSVTAVKKSESLTGVGSPSTPVDTPCSVGSTGTPLEDSWSGIHPQISPASETGSTHSTSSDDIKPRSEDYDAGGSQDDDCYNERGVSKCGTMRCHDFLGRSSSDTSTPEEFKMYETGAGLRVEVRLRGREAETTSEEEVARRRPRSWLQKEEHSGGVVTAETVSENQTSEEEDDNEETEEERSEVEVVPSQAPTDHSPPFQGIVNLAFDDDGGDRESEQPDFQSASNFRRSVLLSVDECEELGSEEGGPQTPQDPDDAATPCDVFESDSVTPQSHCARSPNPCEHSGTDQEKPEELREETCAGTEAAADPPPQERPCHLDLRQPYANGIKKADLHLDLNEPHMTGDSPVRAAQSPAGDIACDRLDLGGGNRQRTPSNKALSPIYETDTGDTFARRSDRSGQGNNEDKRSEFAERDWNLLRQLLSDQESNLGVINPVPEELNLAQYLIKQTLSLSRDCLDTRAFLSPERETFKRWAELISPMEDSSTSITVTSFSPEDAASPQGEWTIVELETHH, via the exons ATGAAGTCAGACGCTCTGACGACCGCTCACAAATCAGGAGACGGACAGACTTCCAAAGCGAATACCGCCAGAAAACCCGGAGAACGGAGCACGGCGACAAAACCGAAGGCGACGTCAACTGGGGCGCCGGTTTTAAACGGTGCCGCGGGGGCTAGGAGGGATGTCGCCGGTCCGGCTCGATCTCGCGTGGTGAAGGAAACTGATAAGAAGGTTAATCCAGGGAGCAGATTGAAGACCTCCCCTCCTAGCTGCACATCCAGAGCTCTAAAGGGCCCCACGCAACAGGCCAGTTCAGCCGCATCGGCAGAAAACGGCGGCAAGAGCCATCATGTTGTGAACCCATCCATTCCAG GAACAAAACCCAAACAGCCATTGAACAAATCCACGCTGACTAAATCGGATCCAACAAAGCAGACTAGCGG TCCTGCCAGCAGGTCCAAGGCGAAAGAAGCCATTAAAGTCAAGCCTGGAGCAGCAGAGGGCGCTGTGGCTGGAACGGGGAGAGCCAGAGGAGACACCAAAGGAAAAGGACTGCAAGAAAACCATG CCGTCAAGCATGGAGCTCCTGTAAAAAAGCAGGTTTTGCCCAGAAAAGATTTAGACAGCATCAAATCTGCACCTACCAAACCAAATGGAGAAACAACCAAAAAGAACATAACCGGAGCCTCAGCTAAATGTGCTAACAAACCAACCAAAGTGTCTGTGCCGTCTAAGCAACCGTCAAAGTCTTCACCAAAGGCTAAAAGTACGACAGAATATGAGATAGCCTCAACAAAATCCAGAACAAGCAGAAATGGAAAAGGACCCGAAACAAAGGAAAATGCTAAAAGTTTAGACTGTAAAACTGAACAAGAGACGAGTGTTAGCGTAGCACCTTCGAGCCAAGACCAAGATTCTGTTAGCTCCCATCTGGAGACAACTTTGTCTACATCTGATGTACAAAAGACTGAAAAACAGTCCGCAAATGAAGCAGCTAAACCCAGTCTTTCGTCGCAAACTGTTAGATCTGTCACCGCGGTTAAAAAATCTGAAAGTCTCACCGGTGTCGGATCTCCGAGCACCCCCGTAGACACTCCCTGCAGCGTAGGAAGCACCGGCACTCCGTTGGAAGACTCCTGGAGTGGGATTCACCCGCAGATCAGTCCCGCGTCCGAAACGGGCAGCACTCACTCCACCTCCTCGGATGACATCAAGCCCCGCTCCGAGGACTACGACGCAGGGGGCTCGCAGGACGACGACTGCTACAACGAACGAGGCGTTTCCAAATGTGGCACCATGCGCTGCCACGACTTCCTGGGGCGCAGTAGCAGCGACACCAGCACGCCCGAGGAGTTCAAGATGTATGAGACAGGCGCGGGGCTGAGGGTAGAGGTTCGTTTGCGAGGGCGGGAGGCAGAGACGACCAGCGAGGAAGAGGTAGCGAGGCGGCGTCCTCGCTCATGGTTGCAGAAGGAAGAGCATTCAGGAGGCGTCGTGACAGCGGAAACTGTCTCTGAGAATCAGACATCTGAGGAGGAGGATGACAACGAGGAGACCGAAGAAGAGAGGTCCGAAGTGGAGGTGGTCCCCAGTCAAGCTCCAACCGATCACTCGCCTCCGTTTCAAGGGATCGTCAACCTAGCGTTCGACGACGACGGAGGGGACCGAGAGAGCGAGCAGCCGGACTTTCAGTCCGCATCCAACTTTCGCCGATCCGTTCTGCTCTCCGTGGACGAGTGCGAGGAGCTCGGTTCTGAGGAAGGCGGACCCCAGACACCTCAAGACCCTGACGACGCGGCTACTCCCTGCGATGTTTTCGAGTCGGACTCCGTCACTCCGCAATCTCACTGCGCCCGGTCGCCCAATCCGTGCGAACATTCAGGTACAGATCAAGAAAAGCCCGAGGAGCTCCGGGAAGAGACGTGTGCCGGCACCGAAGCCGCCGCAGACCCCCCGCCCCAAGAGCGTCCGTGTCACCTGGACCTCCGGCAACCGTACGCCAACGGAATCAAGAAGGCCGACTTACACCTAGACTTAAATGAGCCACACATGACGGGGGACTCTCCCGTACGTGCTGCACAATCTCCAGCAG GCGACATTGCTTGTGACAGATTGGATCTAGGCGGCGGCAACCGCCAGCGGACGCCGTCCAACAAAGCCCTCTCCCCTATTTACGAGACGGACACAGGCGACACGTTTGCGCGCCGCTCGGACAGATCGGGACAAGGGAACAATGAGGACAAACGCAGCGAGTTTGCAGAGCGGGACTGGAACCTGCTTCGGCAGCTCCTCTCGGACCAGGAGTCCAATTTGGGTGTGATCAACCCGGTGCCGGAGGAGCTGAACTTGGCGCAGTACCTCATCAAGCAGACGCTGTCGTTGTCACGGGACTGCCTGGACACCAGGGCCTTCCTGTCCCCGGAGAGGGAGACCTTCAAGCGGTGGGCGGAACTCATATCGCCCATGGAGGACTCGTCCACCAGCATTACGGTGACCAGTTTCTCCCCGGAAGACGCCGCCTCGCCACAAGGGGAGTGGACCATTGTGGAACTGGAAACGCATCACTGA
- the LOC130918582 gene encoding protein SPO16 homolog isoform X1 yields MSTLQMATNTGNSWTTTIIINTSLQSHETIRMLQAQRHKIRLSDSVELDSFVFPQSGTAFKLVEPEKVKDQSILVEQIQKFVALHQNSFVLFYSPFNRETQQKMLSFIQERFFGSKLYILPVRNNDEIINGMLTIAKATTKPHVDCILNRMATIRSEILDISPVLEMYKKLTKAPE; encoded by the exons ATGTCAACGCTACAG ATGGCGACAAACACTGGAAATAGTTGGACAACAACTATCATCATCAATACGTCCCTGCAG AGCCATGAAACCATCCGGATGCTTCAAGCGCAACGGCACAAAATCCGACTGTCAGACAGCGTAGAGTTGGACTCTTTTGTTTTTCCTCAGTCTG GTACCGCGTTCAAGCTTGTGGAGCCGGAAAAAGTCAAAGACCAGTCAATCCTCGTAGAGCAAATCCAGAAGTTTGTGGCGCTCCACCAGAATTCTTTCGTGCTATTCTATTCTCCTTTCAACAGGGAAACACAACAGAAAATGTTGTCATTCATCCAGGAAAG atTCTTCGGCAGTAAACTCTACATTTTACCCGTGCGAAACAATGATGAAATTATCAATGGAATGCTGACAATCGCAAAG GCTACGACCAAGCCTCACGTGGATTGCATTTTGAACAGAATGGCTACCATTCGGTCGGAGATTCTCGATATAAGCCCCGTGTTGGAGATGTACAAAAAGCTCACTAAAGCACCAGAGTGA
- the LOC130918582 gene encoding protein SPO16 homolog isoform X2 gives MATNTGNSWTTTIIINTSLQSHETIRMLQAQRHKIRLSDSVELDSFVFPQSGTAFKLVEPEKVKDQSILVEQIQKFVALHQNSFVLFYSPFNRETQQKMLSFIQERFFGSKLYILPVRNNDEIINGMLTIAKATTKPHVDCILNRMATIRSEILDISPVLEMYKKLTKAPE, from the exons ATGGCGACAAACACTGGAAATAGTTGGACAACAACTATCATCATCAATACGTCCCTGCAG AGCCATGAAACCATCCGGATGCTTCAAGCGCAACGGCACAAAATCCGACTGTCAGACAGCGTAGAGTTGGACTCTTTTGTTTTTCCTCAGTCTG GTACCGCGTTCAAGCTTGTGGAGCCGGAAAAAGTCAAAGACCAGTCAATCCTCGTAGAGCAAATCCAGAAGTTTGTGGCGCTCCACCAGAATTCTTTCGTGCTATTCTATTCTCCTTTCAACAGGGAAACACAACAGAAAATGTTGTCATTCATCCAGGAAAG atTCTTCGGCAGTAAACTCTACATTTTACCCGTGCGAAACAATGATGAAATTATCAATGGAATGCTGACAATCGCAAAG GCTACGACCAAGCCTCACGTGGATTGCATTTTGAACAGAATGGCTACCATTCGGTCGGAGATTCTCGATATAAGCCCCGTGTTGGAGATGTACAAAAAGCTCACTAAAGCACCAGAGTGA